The Brachypodium distachyon strain Bd21 chromosome 4, Brachypodium_distachyon_v3.0, whole genome shotgun sequence nucleotide sequence agcagcagcttcagcCCAGGTCCAAACAGGCCAAGCAAGACTAGCAGAGGAGAAGTTGACGGCGGCGTCTTGTCCTCGGACGCCGCGAGGGTCTCGTCGCTGCAACGCCGCATCGAGAGCTACAGGTCATCGtcggagggggaggaggaggaagcgtcGAAGCTGGCCCTGCAGGTCCCCATCACCTCGGGCGCCAATCTCCGGACCCTGAACTACGTCGCCACAGTGGGCCTGGGCGCCGCCGAAGCCACGGTGGTCGTGGACACGGCGAGCGAGCTCACCTGGGTGCAATGCCAGCCCTGCGAGTCGTGCCACGACCAGCAGGATCCCCTCTTCGACCCCTCGTCCTCGCCCTCCTACGCCGCCGTGCCCTgcaactcctcctcctgcGACGCGCTGCgcgtcgccatggccgccgggaCGTCTCCGTGCGCCGACGACAacgagcagcagccggcgtGCAGCTACGCGCTCAGCTACCGCGACGGCTCCTACTCCCGCGGCGTCCTGGCGCGCGACAAGCTGCGCTTAGCCGGCCAGGACATTGAGGGTTTCGTGTTTGGCTGCGGCACCAGTAACCAGGGGGCGCCCTTCGGTGGCACGTCGGGGCTCATGGGGCTCGGCAGGAGCCACGTCTCGCTGGTATCGCAGACCATGGACCAATTCGGCGGCGTCTTCTCCTACTGCCTGCCGATGAGGGAGTCCGGCTCGTCGGGGTCGCTCGTCCTCGGCGACGACTCCTCGGCATACCGGAATTCCACCCCAATTGTGTACACCGCCATGGTCTCCGATTCCGGCCCGTTGCAAGGGCCCTTCTACTTCCTCAACCTCACCGGGATCACCGTCGGCGGTCAGGAGGTGGAATCGCCCTGGTTCTCTGCCGGCAGAGTGATCATCGACTCCGGGACGATCATCACCACCCTCGTGCCGTCGGTGTACAATGCGGTCAGGGCCGAGTTCTTGAGCCAGCTTGCCGAGTACCCGCAAGCGCCGGCATTCTCCATCCTTGACACTTGCTTCAATTTGACAGGCTTGAAAGAAGTGCAGGTTCCTAGCCTCAAGTTTGTGTTTGAAGGCAgtgtggaggtggaggtggactCCAAAGGTGTGCTCTACTTTGTCAGCAGTGATGCTTCTCAAGTGTGCTTGGCTCTGGCCTCCCTGAAATCTGAGTATGACACCTCAATTATTGGTAATTACCAGCAGAAGAACCTCAGGGTCATATTTGACACCT carries:
- the LOC100830764 gene encoding aspartyl protease family protein At5g10770, with protein sequence MARRRACVAAAAALIMLLLLAGGGGGGVHCLRSRTESGSTILELRHHISSSFSPGPNRPSKTSRGEVDGGVLSSDAARVSSLQRRIESYRSSSEGEEEEASKLALQVPITSGANLRTLNYVATVGLGAAEATVVVDTASELTWVQCQPCESCHDQQDPLFDPSSSPSYAAVPCNSSSCDALRVAMAAGTSPCADDNEQQPACSYALSYRDGSYSRGVLARDKLRLAGQDIEGFVFGCGTSNQGAPFGGTSGLMGLGRSHVSLVSQTMDQFGGVFSYCLPMRESGSSGSLVLGDDSSAYRNSTPIVYTAMVSDSGPLQGPFYFLNLTGITVGGQEVESPWFSAGRVIIDSGTIITTLVPSVYNAVRAEFLSQLAEYPQAPAFSILDTCFNLTGLKEVQVPSLKFVFEGSVEVEVDSKGVLYFVSSDASQVCLALASLKSEYDTSIIGNYQQKNLRVIFDTLGSQIGFAQETCDYI